A single Roseinatronobacter monicus DNA region contains:
- the panB gene encoding 3-methyl-2-oxobutanoate hydroxymethyltransferase has product MSTQAPIRRMTVPQIRAKKGADPIVSLTSYHAHTAAIVDKFADFILVGDSLGMVMHGMDSTIGVPLDLMIMHGRAVVRGTKRALIVVDMPFGTYEESPNMGFRNAAKIMKETACGAVKLEGGARMAETIRFLSERGIPVMAHIGLTPQSVNTMGGFKVQGRDEAAWKTHIDDARAVAEAGAFALVVEGVVEELADKITAAVDIPTIGIGASKNCDGQILVLEDMLGLNPRVPKFVKVYGDLGPAIERAVAEYTEEVKTRTFPGEDNVYR; this is encoded by the coding sequence ATGAGCACCCAAGCCCCCATCCGCCGCATGACGGTTCCGCAAATCCGCGCGAAGAAGGGCGCCGATCCGATTGTCTCGCTGACCTCGTACCATGCGCATACGGCAGCTATTGTTGATAAATTCGCGGATTTCATTTTGGTGGGTGACAGTCTTGGCATGGTGATGCACGGCATGGATTCGACCATCGGCGTGCCGCTGGACCTGATGATCATGCATGGCCGCGCCGTGGTGCGTGGCACCAAACGCGCGCTGATTGTGGTCGATATGCCCTTTGGCACCTACGAAGAATCACCCAACATGGGCTTTCGCAATGCCGCCAAGATCATGAAGGAAACCGCCTGCGGTGCGGTCAAGCTGGAAGGTGGCGCGCGCATGGCCGAGACGATCCGCTTTCTGTCCGAACGCGGGATTCCTGTCATGGCGCATATCGGGCTGACGCCCCAATCGGTGAACACCATGGGCGGGTTCAAGGTGCAGGGCCGCGACGAGGCTGCATGGAAAACCCATATCGACGACGCCCGCGCTGTGGCCGAAGCCGGTGCGTTTGCGCTCGTTGTCGAAGGCGTGGTCGAAGAGCTGGCTGACAAGATCACCGCAGCGGTGGATATTCCCACCATCGGCATAGGCGCGTCGAAAAACTGTGACGGGCAGATACTGGTGCTCGAAGACATGCTGGGCCTGAACCCGCGTGTGCCGAAATTCGTCAAGGTTTACGGCGATCTTGGCCCCGCAATTGAACGCGCAGTCGCGGAATATACCGAGGAAGTGAAAACCCGCACCTTTCCGGGCGAGGATAACGTGTATCGCTGA
- a CDS encoding cation:proton antiporter, protein MDIIALVGALAVLFIVIGVSEPLSERLRLPFTVILAIVGAVIGAGALYVLSSDLATTLNPVMRRFLELPIRSNIFLYVLLPTLLFQVALMVNARRMLDDWVPILVMAVGAVIVATVVIGYALSPFTSLSFAACLLIGAIVSTTDPSAVVSIFRNIAAPQRLTRIVEGESLLNDAAAIALFGFFLTFVMSGVPDPSLQDALVIFPWLVFGGVLLGLFLARLTVALMSVIPTFPRAQVSISVALPYLTYIIAEQFLATSGVIAVVVAGLTLNLTGPGRLTPISWSYLREVWEVLAYWAGALIFILAALLIPRLMGDLRLNDLYLMGVVILAAFFARGIILWGMLPALSFVRLSPQVEPAYRAAILWGGLRGAVTLALALAVTENALVPPAIKREVGILATGFTLFTLLVQGTTLRWVIARLGLDRLPRLDQALSNQVIAVALQNVREEVAETARDFKLPQEVIRSEAKRFGERLDGAVKLAEAAEEIPDRDRVTLGLVALAGRERDLIIENFRQQLFSARLVDRMLSDVDRLIEQTRGGGRNEYRAAGRKALGYGGWYRLAVTIHNRLRWSLPLERMTAERFEILLNQRLILGELHSYINSKIRRIHGRRVADLLHELLRRREEETDNAVEGLRLQYPGYAEEMERRFIRRASLRLEEREYDTLFSDGLISRELHATLRNRLSGRRSKVEARPALDFALQKDAFLRSFPLFEGMRDDQRRKLARALRTHHVEPGTVLLRKGEVPHCVYFIASGAVEMERKGQKVRLGRGEFFGHIGLLTRQPRRAMISAISHCTLLSLDEARFKRLLTRNRSLYDAVLHSAELRGVTLDSAALSDPPQRLP, encoded by the coding sequence ATGGATATCATTGCACTTGTCGGCGCTTTGGCCGTGCTCTTCATCGTCATAGGCGTGTCCGAGCCGCTGTCCGAGCGGCTGCGCCTGCCGTTCACGGTAATTCTGGCGATTGTGGGGGCGGTTATCGGTGCGGGTGCGCTGTATGTGCTGTCCAGCGATCTGGCGACCACCCTGAACCCCGTAATGCGGCGTTTTCTGGAATTGCCGATCCGGTCCAACATCTTTTTGTATGTGCTGCTGCCAACCTTGTTGTTTCAGGTGGCGCTGATGGTCAATGCGCGCCGTATGCTGGATGACTGGGTGCCGATTCTTGTCATGGCTGTGGGCGCGGTAATCGTGGCGACGGTGGTTATTGGTTACGCGCTCAGCCCGTTTACCAGCCTGTCCTTCGCGGCCTGCCTTTTGATCGGGGCGATTGTGTCGACCACCGACCCGTCCGCTGTGGTCAGCATCTTTCGCAACATCGCCGCCCCCCAGCGCCTGACCCGCATTGTCGAAGGGGAAAGCCTGCTGAACGATGCCGCCGCGATTGCGCTGTTCGGGTTTTTTCTGACCTTTGTGATGTCCGGTGTGCCGGACCCGAGTTTGCAAGATGCGCTGGTCATCTTTCCGTGGCTGGTTTTCGGCGGCGTTTTGCTTGGCCTGTTTCTTGCGCGGCTGACTGTGGCGTTGATGTCGGTAATCCCGACCTTTCCGCGCGCACAAGTCTCGATCAGCGTAGCGCTGCCCTATCTGACCTATATCATCGCCGAGCAGTTTCTGGCCACTTCGGGCGTGATTGCCGTGGTTGTCGCGGGCCTGACGCTGAACCTGACAGGGCCGGGGCGATTGACCCCAATCAGTTGGAGTTATCTGCGCGAAGTCTGGGAAGTGCTGGCCTATTGGGCGGGGGCGTTGATCTTTATTCTGGCAGCGCTGCTTATTCCGCGCCTGATGGGCGATCTGCGTCTGAACGATCTGTATCTGATGGGGGTCGTCATCCTCGCGGCTTTCTTTGCGCGGGGGATCATTCTGTGGGGCATGTTGCCCGCCTTGTCCTTTGTACGCCTGTCGCCGCAGGTGGAACCCGCCTATCGCGCGGCGATCCTGTGGGGGGGGCTGCGCGGGGCTGTGACTCTGGCGCTGGCGCTGGCTGTTACGGAAAACGCCCTTGTGCCCCCCGCGATTAAGCGCGAGGTGGGCATTCTTGCCACGGGCTTTACCTTGTTCACGCTGTTGGTTCAGGGGACGACCCTGCGCTGGGTGATCGCGCGGCTGGGGCTGGACCGGCTGCCACGGCTGGATCAGGCGCTGTCGAATCAGGTTATCGCGGTGGCGCTGCAAAATGTGCGCGAGGAAGTCGCCGAAACTGCACGCGATTTCAAACTGCCGCAAGAAGTGATCCGCTCTGAGGCAAAGCGCTTCGGCGAACGGCTGGACGGCGCAGTAAAACTGGCCGAGGCCGCCGAGGAAATCCCGGACCGCGACCGCGTGACACTGGGCCTTGTGGCACTGGCCGGGCGCGAGCGGGATTTGATTATCGAGAATTTCCGCCAACAATTGTTTTCCGCGCGGCTGGTGGATCGGATGCTGTCAGATGTCGACCGTCTGATTGAGCAAACGCGCGGGGGCGGTCGCAACGAATATCGCGCGGCAGGGCGCAAGGCTTTGGGCTATGGCGGGTGGTATCGGCTGGCCGTTACAATTCACAACCGGTTGCGCTGGTCGCTGCCGTTGGAGCGTATGACCGCCGAACGGTTCGAGATTTTGCTGAACCAGCGCCTGATTCTGGGCGAGTTGCACAGCTATATCAACAGCAAGATCCGACGCATTCATGGCCGCCGCGTGGCGGATCTGTTGCATGAACTTCTGCGCCGCCGCGAAGAGGAAACCGACAACGCCGTCGAGGGGCTGCGCCTGCAATACCCCGGCTATGCCGAAGAGATGGAGCGCCGCTTTATCCGCCGTGCCTCACTCCGGCTGGAGGAACGCGAATATGACACGTTGTTCAGCGACGGGCTGATCAGCCGCGAGCTGCATGCGACTTTGCGCAACCGGCTGTCGGGCCGCCGCAGCAAGGTCGAAGCGCGCCCGGCACTGGATTTTGCGCTGCAAAAAGATGCGTTCTTGCGCAGTTTCCCCTTGTTCGAGGGAATGCGCGACGATCAGCGCCGCAAGCTGGCGCGGGCGCTGCGCACCCATCATGTCGAACCCGGCACCGTCTTATTGCGCAAGGGAGAGGTGCCGCATTGCGTCTATTTCATCGCATCCGGTGCGGTCGAAATGGAACGCAAGGGCCAGAAAGTGCGTCTGGGCCGGGGCGAGTTTTTTGGCCATATCGGCCTGCTGACCCGCCAGCCACGCCGTGCCATGATCAGCGCGATCAGCCATTGCACCCTGCTGTCACTGGATGAGGCACGCTTCAAGCGCCTGCTTACGCGCAATCGCTCGCTTTATGATGCGGTTTTGCACAGTGCGGAATTGCGCGGCGTGACACTGGACAGCGCGGCCCTGTCCGACCCGCCCCAGCGCCTTCCCTAA
- the panC gene encoding pantoate--beta-alanine ligase: MQICRTKAEARAVINDWRAHRCDVVLVPTMGFLHEGHLSLMRLARTRAGAGGKVIASIFVNPTQFGPGEDLDSYPRDEARDFDLLRAEGIDAVFAPDAAEVYDPKAQTIVETTELAKVLIGRLRPGHFRGVATVVTKLFNIIRPDAAVFGEKDFQQLAVIRTLVRDLDMEIEIIGGPIAREGDGLAMSSRNVRLSPADRAAAPVLARALEQAAEMAPTGITASRLRSHVRATLEAEPRAQVQSVDIRDAVTLDTIAGPLTRPAVILLAAKFGQVFLIDNRVLHPAKEST, translated from the coding sequence ATGCAGATTTGCCGAACGAAGGCTGAGGCAAGGGCCGTCATCAACGACTGGCGCGCGCACCGGTGTGATGTGGTGCTGGTGCCCACAATGGGATTCCTGCACGAGGGGCATCTGTCGCTGATGCGGCTGGCCCGTACGCGTGCAGGCGCGGGCGGCAAGGTCATCGCGTCGATCTTCGTCAACCCGACGCAATTCGGGCCGGGCGAAGACCTCGACAGCTACCCCCGCGACGAGGCGCGCGATTTCGACCTGCTGCGCGCCGAGGGTATTGATGCGGTCTTCGCGCCCGACGCGGCCGAGGTGTACGACCCCAAAGCCCAGACGATTGTCGAGACGACCGAGCTTGCGAAAGTGCTGATTGGCCGGTTGCGGCCGGGGCATTTTCGGGGTGTGGCCACAGTTGTGACCAAACTGTTCAACATCATCCGCCCCGATGCGGCTGTGTTTGGCGAAAAGGATTTCCAGCAGCTTGCGGTTATTCGCACCCTTGTGCGCGATCTGGATATGGAGATCGAGATTATCGGCGGCCCAATCGCGCGCGAAGGGGACGGGCTGGCCATGTCGTCGCGCAATGTGCGCCTGTCACCCGCCGACCGCGCCGCCGCCCCCGTTCTGGCCCGCGCGCTGGAACAGGCCGCCGAGATGGCCCCTACAGGCATCACTGCGTCGCGCCTTCGCAGCCATGTCCGCGCCACATTAGAGGCCGAGCCGCGCGCGCAGGTGCAATCGGTGGATATCCGCGATGCAGTCACCCTCGACACCATTGCAGGCCCGCTGACACGGCCTGCGGTGATTCTGCTGGCCGCCAAATTCGGTCAGGTGTTTCTGATCGACAACCGTGTCCTACACCCCGCAAAGGAAAGCACATGA
- a CDS encoding IS630 family transposase, translated as MRIEPKFLTSSERAELMSCVRRHREDHGVARRANAILLLDEGKSCQLIAEFLYLDDDTVRLWYKAYREGGWDLLSTDGWKGGQSRMTSAQEAELSAWLEDRFCRSTTEVRAHISATYGLEYSHSGCIKLLTRLGFEYRKPKGLPRVAPAAAQAAFIEMYQRLLNELGADEAVYFADAVHPEYQTKPAYGWVKAGTNPAVQTTAGRGRVNIHGALNLETFDLSFVEPITVDGISAVQLLAKIEASNPYKRLIHVIWDNAAYHKGQEVRDFLARPDCRIHLIPLPPYCPHLNPIERLWAVMHRCVTHNQYYPTQKQFADAILAFFRKTLPNEWRSFRDTISDNFRVISHDNFRVFA; from the coding sequence ATGCGTATTGAGCCGAAATTCCTGACATCTTCAGAACGTGCTGAGCTGATGTCCTGTGTGCGACGCCATCGCGAGGATCACGGTGTTGCGCGTCGCGCCAATGCGATTTTGCTGCTGGATGAGGGCAAATCCTGCCAACTGATCGCCGAATTTCTTTACCTTGACGATGATACGGTTCGTCTTTGGTACAAGGCTTACCGCGAAGGGGGCTGGGACCTCCTATCCACTGATGGATGGAAGGGCGGTCAATCCCGGATGACCTCGGCTCAGGAGGCCGAACTCAGCGCGTGGCTGGAGGATCGTTTTTGTCGTTCGACGACCGAGGTCCGGGCCCATATCTCCGCGACGTATGGCTTGGAGTATTCCCATTCTGGCTGCATCAAGCTTCTGACGCGTCTGGGGTTTGAGTATCGCAAGCCGAAGGGACTTCCGCGCGTTGCGCCTGCCGCAGCACAAGCCGCCTTCATCGAGATGTATCAGCGCTTGCTGAACGAGTTGGGGGCTGATGAAGCTGTCTATTTCGCAGATGCCGTGCATCCGGAGTATCAGACGAAACCGGCTTATGGTTGGGTGAAGGCCGGGACAAATCCTGCCGTGCAGACCACAGCAGGGCGTGGGCGTGTGAACATCCATGGTGCACTGAACTTGGAAACATTCGATTTGTCGTTTGTCGAGCCGATTACGGTAGACGGGATCAGCGCTGTCCAGCTCTTGGCCAAAATCGAGGCATCCAACCCTTACAAGCGCCTCATCCACGTGATCTGGGACAACGCGGCGTATCATAAAGGGCAAGAGGTGCGAGACTTCCTTGCAAGGCCGGACTGCCGCATCCACTTGATCCCATTGCCGCCATATTGCCCACATCTCAACCCGATTGAACGATTGTGGGCCGTCATGCACCGCTGTGTCACACACAATCAGTATTATCCCACGCAAAAGCAATTTGCCGATGCGATACTCGCATTTTTTCGAAAAACCCTCCCCAACGAATGGCGGAGCTTCCGCGACACCATCTCCGACAACTTCCGTGTCATCTCACACGACAATTTTCGGGTTTTCGCGTAA
- a CDS encoding IS630 family transposase (programmed frameshift) translates to MSSALPSALRARFQECIVEGLSGRAAAARLKLSAATGVRWQRRLRETGSIEPEPQGRPPGHGKLSSHQALLEELVAQDGDITLPELAGALEAATGITAHAASIGRFLRKLGYTYKKSLVATERLRAHVKERRKNWFRHHLPAMQAHPDRLVFIDETSVKTNLTRQYGRSLCGKRLEMDAPFGAWGTQTFIAGLTHDNLIAPWVIKGAMDGEAFEAYVRNVLAPELQPGTVVICDNLATHYNKAAATALRDVGCWFLYLPPYSPDLNPIEMAFSKLKAHLRRIGARTFDQMFDALTEICDLFTPDECWNFFCGAGYASG, encoded by the exons ATGTCATCAGCATTGCCGTCAGCGCTTCGTGCGCGGTTTCAAGAGTGTATTGTAGAAGGATTGAGCGGTCGTGCCGCAGCAGCACGGCTGAAGTTGTCCGCCGCCACTGGTGTGCGATGGCAACGCAGGCTGCGGGAAACGGGTTCGATTGAGCCGGAGCCCCAAGGCCGTCCTCCTGGTCATGGGAAGCTGTCTTCTCATCAAGCGTTGCTGGAAGAATTGGTGGCGCAGGATGGTGATATCACTTTGCCAGAACTTGCCGGTGCATTGGAAGCTGCCACTGGCATTACCGCGCACGCGGCCTCCATCGGGCGGTTTCTGCGCAAGCTCGGATACACATAT AAAAAGTCGCTGGTTGCCACCGAACGGTTGCGCGCTCATGTGAAGGAGCGGCGTAAGAACTGGTTCAGGCATCACCTGCCTGCCATGCAAGCGCATCCTGATCGGCTTGTCTTTATTGATGAAACCTCCGTCAAAACCAACCTGACCCGTCAATACGGACGCAGTCTCTGCGGAAAGCGCCTGGAAATGGATGCCCCGTTCGGGGCGTGGGGAACGCAGACATTTATCGCTGGTTTGACGCACGACAATCTGATCGCGCCGTGGGTCATCAAAGGGGCAATGGATGGTGAAGCCTTTGAGGCCTATGTCCGAAATGTCCTGGCCCCGGAATTACAGCCAGGCACTGTCGTTATTTGCGACAACCTCGCCACCCATTACAACAAGGCTGCTGCGACGGCTTTAAGAGATGTGGGATGCTGGTTCTTGTACCTGCCGCCATACTCCCCTGACCTCAACCCCATCGAGATGGCTTTCTCAAAGCTCAAGGCACATCTGCGTAGGATTGGAGCCAGAACATTCGATCAGATGTTCGACGCGCTCACGGAAATCTGCGACCTCTTCACACCGGACGAATGCTGGAACTTCTTCTGTGGGGCTGGATATGCATCAGGTTAA
- a CDS encoding branched-chain amino acid aminotransferase produces MVGGYDDKDGMIWMDGQLVPWRDANVHILSHAMHYASSVFEGERCYSGKIFKSREHSERLLESGRLLDMPIPYSVDQIEAAKTAVLEANNLTDAYVRAVAWRGAGPDMGVAARRNPVRMAVAAWEWGAYYGDAKWQGAKLDIAKWRRPSPETIPTSAKAAGLYMICTMSKHAAEEKGCSDALFYDYRGYVAEATGANVFFVKDGEVHTPWPDAILNGITRQTVIAMLRDMGIVVHERHIMPEELAGFSECWLTGTAAEVTPVGQIGEHNFQVGQMTRKVAETYEALVRA; encoded by the coding sequence ATGGTCGGCGGATATGATGACAAGGACGGTATGATCTGGATGGACGGGCAACTGGTGCCGTGGCGGGATGCGAATGTGCATATCCTGAGCCATGCAATGCACTATGCCTCTTCCGTTTTCGAGGGCGAGCGCTGCTATAGCGGCAAGATTTTCAAAAGCCGCGAACATTCCGAGCGCCTGTTGGAATCCGGCCGCCTGCTGGATATGCCGATCCCGTATTCGGTCGATCAGATTGAAGCGGCCAAGACCGCTGTGCTTGAGGCCAACAACCTGACCGATGCTTATGTCCGCGCGGTCGCATGGCGTGGTGCAGGGCCGGATATGGGCGTCGCGGCGCGGCGCAATCCGGTGCGCATGGCGGTGGCCGCGTGGGAATGGGGCGCTTATTACGGCGACGCAAAATGGCAGGGCGCAAAGCTGGATATCGCCAAATGGCGCCGCCCTTCGCCCGAAACCATCCCGACATCGGCCAAGGCGGCGGGTCTGTATATGATCTGCACCATGTCCAAACACGCAGCCGAAGAAAAGGGCTGCTCGGACGCGTTGTTCTACGATTATCGCGGCTATGTGGCCGAGGCGACCGGCGCGAATGTGTTTTTCGTAAAAGATGGCGAGGTGCACACACCTTGGCCCGATGCCATCCTCAACGGGATCACACGCCAGACCGTGATTGCCATGCTGCGCGATATGGGGATCGTGGTGCATGAGCGCCATATCATGCCCGAAGAACTGGCCGGTTTCAGCGAATGCTGGCTGACCGGAACCGCCGCCGAGGTGACCCCTGTGGGCCAGATCGGCGAGCATAATTTTCAGGTGGGCCAGATGACGCGCAAGGTTGCGGAAACCTACGAGGCGCTGGTCCGCGCATAA
- a CDS encoding N-formylglutamate amidohydrolase, which produces MQSYIFLPAATPDSAVVFASPHSGREYPPEFLAATTLDPMLLRSSEDAYVDRLLRAAPVAGAGILLGGAPRAYVDYNRAATELDPALIAGVSVRGLNPRISSGLGVIPRVVAGGRAIYRGKISQAEAELRLRRYWHPYHEKLSAIMAAQRARHGRAILLDMHSMPRDAVAMNGQHTSLRPDIVLGDRFGASAHSEVTEAVAAVFTAAGLRVARNSPFAGAYIAQRYGLPSSGQHAIQIEIDRSLYLDERQVCPNADFDSFQALMDGVVRDLAALGRSQSGAVPLAAE; this is translated from the coding sequence ATGCAGTCCTATATCTTCCTTCCCGCCGCTACGCCTGACAGTGCTGTGGTCTTCGCCTCGCCCCATAGCGGGCGCGAGTATCCGCCGGAATTTCTGGCAGCAACAACACTTGACCCGATGCTGCTGCGATCCTCGGAAGATGCGTATGTCGACCGCCTTTTGCGCGCAGCCCCTGTGGCGGGGGCGGGCATTCTGTTGGGCGGTGCGCCGCGCGCCTATGTCGATTACAACCGCGCCGCGACCGAGTTGGACCCCGCCCTCATCGCCGGGGTATCCGTGCGCGGGCTGAACCCGCGTATCAGTTCCGGTCTGGGCGTGATCCCGCGTGTCGTGGCAGGCGGGCGGGCAATCTACCGTGGCAAGATTTCTCAGGCCGAGGCCGAGTTGCGCTTGCGCCGCTACTGGCACCCGTATCACGAAAAACTGTCTGCGATCATGGCGGCACAGCGCGCGCGCCATGGTCGCGCCATCTTGCTGGACATGCATTCCATGCCGCGCGATGCGGTTGCCATGAATGGACAGCATACCTCGCTGCGCCCGGATATCGTGTTGGGCGACCGTTTCGGGGCCTCTGCGCATTCCGAGGTTACCGAAGCTGTCGCCGCGGTCTTTACCGCAGCCGGGCTGCGTGTGGCGCGCAATTCACCCTTTGCAGGGGCCTATATCGCACAGCGGTATGGCCTACCCTCCAGCGGGCAACATGCGATCCAGATTGAAATTGATCGCAGCCTGTATCTGGACGAACGCCAGGTTTGCCCCAATGCCGATTTCGACAGCTTCCAGGCCCTGATGGATGGGGTGGTGCGTGACCTCGCAGCCCTTGGTCGCAGCCAGAGCGGCGCGGTTCCCCTCGCTGCTGAATAG
- the ykgO gene encoding type B 50S ribosomal protein L36, producing MKVRNSLRSLKSRHRDCQIVRRKGRVYVINKTQKKFKARQG from the coding sequence ATGAAGGTCAGAAACTCGCTGCGCTCGCTCAAGAGCCGCCACCGCGATTGTCAGATCGTGCGCCGTAAAGGCCGCGTTTATGTGATCAACAAGACGCAGAAGAAATTCAAAGCCCGTCAGGGCTGA